The segment GTCGGTCGCCAGAATATCCTCCGCATCCCCGCTGAGCGCAACCCAGCGGAACGGCCCCTTGCCCAGACAGAACAACGGCCGAATGAATTCAGGCACAAAGCCGGGTATGTCGAACGCGCGCGTCACCCCATTGGCCAGCGCTTCGCCGCGAAGGTTGTTGCCGTAATCGAACACCACTGCGCCGCGGGCCTTGAGCTCCAGCATGGCTTGTACATGGTGGACGATGGATTGCCGCGCCATGCGTTTATAACGCTCCGGATCTTGCTCCCGCAACCGCAACGCTTCCTCATACAAAATGCCGTGCGGCACATAACCATTGAGAACATCGTGTGCCGAGGTTTGATCCGTCACTACATCAGGAAGAATACCGCGACGGACGATCTCGGGCAGCACGTCCGCAGCATTGCCCAGCAGGCCGATGGAAAGCGGCCGTTGCTGTGTTTTTGCTTCCTGCACCAGCTCCAGGGCTTCATCCAACTTGATGCACAGCCGATCAAGATAGCGGGTCTGCAGACGGCGTTCGATGCGATGACGGTCCACCTCGACGCACAGACACACCGCACCGTTCATGGTCGCCGCCAAAGGCTGAGCGCCGCCCATGCCGCCCAAACCAGCGGTGAGAACGAACCGGCCGTGCAGCGATCCGTTGAAATATTTCTCTGCACATGCGGCAAAGGTTTCAAAAGTGCCCTGCAGAATCCCCTGACTGCCGATATAAATCCAACTGCCCGCGGTCATCTGACCGTACATGGTCAAGCCCAACGCCTCGAGCCGGCGGAATTCATCCCACGTCGCCCATCGGGGCACCAGCAGCGCATTGGAGATCAAGACCCGCGGCGCACTCTCGTGCGTTCTGAATACCGCCACCGGTTTGCCGGACTGAATCAGCAGCGTCTCATCATTCTCGAGCCTTCTCAGCGAATCGACGATCGCATGATAACACTCCCAGTTCCGCGCCGCCTTGCCGGTGCCGCCGTAAACGATGAGCTCCTGCGGACGCTCGGCGACCTCCGGATCCAGGTTGTTCATCAGCATGCGCAGGGCCGCTTCCTGCACCCAGCCCTTGCAGCTCAATCGGCTGCCGCGTGGAGCACGAATCATTCCATTCATTCCGCTTCTCCCGCTGATAGTCCTTTGCTACTAACATACAAAATTTTCGATTATAAATCTATTTTCTTTTTCAGCCGCAAAGCCGACCCACCCTCATCGTAGGCAACAACCGCGCCGAGGCCGCGTGTGCAGGCCTGGCCCCGGTTGCAAAAAAGGCTTGCATCTGATTTAAAATACAAGTAATATAGTCATATTAATATTATTTAGAGGCCTATGAAAATTACCTACAAAGGCGATTATGCCCTAAAGGCCATATTGGACCTCTGTTGCCGGCATGCCGGCGGTGAGATTGTTCCCATCACTGATATCGCACACCGTCAGAATATTCCG is part of the bacterium genome and harbors:
- the hutU gene encoding urocanate hydratase, with the protein product MNGMIRAPRGSRLSCKGWVQEAALRMLMNNLDPEVAERPQELIVYGGTGKAARNWECYHAIVDSLRRLENDETLLIQSGKPVAVFRTHESAPRVLISNALLVPRWATWDEFRRLEALGLTMYGQMTAGSWIYIGSQGILQGTFETFAACAEKYFNGSLHGRFVLTAGLGGMGGAQPLAATMNGAVCLCVEVDRHRIERRLQTRYLDRLCIKLDEALELVQEAKTQQRPLSIGLLGNAADVLPEIVRRGILPDVVTDQTSAHDVLNGYVPHGILYEEALRLREQDPERYKRMARQSIVHHVQAMLELKARGAVVFDYGNNLRGEALANGVTRAFDIPGFVPEFIRPLFCLGKGPFRWVALSGDAEDILATDAALLKAYPENLALNRWISRAQQQVAFQGLPARICWLGYGERSRVGKLFNDLVASGEVKAPLVIGRDHLDAGSVASPHRETEGMADGSDAIADWPILNALLNAVSGAGWVSVHHGGGVGIGYSLHAGMVAVADGSAEAAKRLLRVLTTDPGMGIVRHADAGYPAAIRAAKSMAIDMPMLPE